Proteins from a genomic interval of Streptomyces sp. SID8374:
- a CDS encoding family 1 encapsulin nanocompartment shell protein, translating to MNNLHRELAPVTPAAWDEIEEEARRTFRRHVAGRRVVDVSDPDGPTSAAVGDGHLRDIDPPTPDVVARARTSMPVIEWRVPFTVSRQAVDDVERGSADSDWQPVKDAARTCAFAEDMAVIDGYAAAGITGLRDGSSHDPLPLPADARDYPVAVGQAVTRLRLAGVEGPYRLLLGADAFTEAAETSDHGYPVKTHLARIVDDEILWAPAVKGGVLLSARGGDFELCLGQDLSIGYADHDATSVHLYFQQAFTFRMLTPEAVVGLIA from the coding sequence ATGAACAATCTGCACCGCGAACTCGCACCGGTCACCCCCGCCGCCTGGGACGAGATCGAGGAGGAGGCCCGGCGTACGTTCCGCCGCCATGTGGCGGGCCGGCGCGTCGTCGACGTCTCCGATCCGGACGGCCCGACGTCGGCCGCGGTCGGTGACGGGCATCTGCGCGACATCGACCCGCCCACCCCGGACGTGGTGGCCCGGGCGCGTACGTCGATGCCGGTCATCGAGTGGCGGGTGCCGTTCACGGTGAGCAGGCAGGCCGTGGACGACGTGGAGCGCGGCTCCGCCGACAGCGACTGGCAGCCCGTCAAGGACGCCGCGCGCACCTGCGCGTTCGCGGAGGACATGGCGGTCATCGACGGGTACGCGGCGGCCGGGATCACCGGTCTGCGGGACGGCTCCTCGCACGACCCGCTGCCGCTGCCCGCCGACGCCCGGGACTATCCGGTGGCGGTCGGTCAGGCGGTGACACGGCTGCGGCTGGCCGGTGTCGAGGGACCGTACCGGCTGCTGCTCGGCGCGGACGCGTTCACCGAGGCCGCCGAGACCTCCGACCACGGGTATCCGGTCAAGACCCATCTGGCCCGTATCGTGGACGACGAGATCCTGTGGGCGCCCGCGGTGAAGGGCGGGGTGCTGCTGTCGGCCCGGGGCGGGGACTTCGAACTCTGCCTGGGCCAGGACCTGTCGATCGGCTACGCGGACCACGACGCCACCAGCGTCCACCTCTACTTCCAGCAGGCGTTCACGTTCCGGATGCTGACACCGGAGGCGGTGGTGGGGCTCATCGCCTGA
- a CDS encoding Dyp-type peroxidase, producing MSATVPEPVSVQPVVAPLTSAALFLVGTIEPGGEDAVREVLPDLAAVARSLGFRYPDAGLACVTGFGSTAWDRLFGGERPAHLHPFQELRGRLHHAPSTPGDVLLHIRADRMDVCYEWAAQLLTKLGGALRVVDETHGFRYLDHRDLLGFVDGTENPVGDDARAAALVGAEDPEFEGGSYVVVQKYLHDLTSWNALSVEEQERVIGRTKLNDVEFPDEEKPADSHLALNTITDPDGTERDILRANMPFGNFGQGEFGTYFIGYAADPDVTERMLRNMFLGDPPGTHDRILDFSTAVTGSLFFAPRADFLDDPPPPPDRASAGDRPEPVSAPVRQEPAAAGSDHGSLRIGSLQESAQ from the coding sequence ATGTCCGCAACCGTCCCCGAGCCTGTCTCCGTCCAGCCGGTCGTGGCCCCGCTGACCAGCGCGGCGCTCTTCCTGGTCGGCACGATCGAGCCGGGCGGCGAGGACGCCGTACGGGAGGTGCTGCCGGATCTGGCGGCCGTCGCCCGCTCCCTGGGCTTCCGCTACCCGGACGCCGGACTCGCCTGTGTGACGGGGTTCGGCTCCACCGCCTGGGACCGCCTGTTCGGCGGGGAGCGCCCCGCCCACCTCCACCCGTTCCAGGAGCTGCGGGGCCGGCTCCACCACGCCCCGTCGACCCCGGGCGATGTGCTGCTGCACATCCGGGCCGACCGGATGGACGTCTGCTACGAGTGGGCGGCGCAGCTGCTCACCAAGCTCGGCGGGGCGCTGCGCGTCGTCGACGAGACGCACGGCTTCCGCTATCTGGACCACCGGGACCTGCTCGGCTTCGTGGACGGTACGGAGAACCCGGTGGGCGACGACGCCCGCGCGGCGGCGCTCGTGGGCGCGGAGGACCCGGAGTTCGAGGGCGGCAGCTATGTCGTCGTACAGAAGTATCTGCATGACCTGACCTCGTGGAACGCGCTCTCCGTGGAGGAGCAGGAACGCGTCATCGGCCGCACCAAGCTCAACGACGTGGAGTTCCCCGACGAGGAGAAGCCCGCCGACTCCCATCTCGCGCTCAACACGATCACCGACCCGGACGGCACCGAACGCGACATCCTGCGGGCGAACATGCCGTTCGGCAACTTCGGCCAGGGCGAGTTCGGCACGTACTTCATCGGGTACGCGGCCGACCCCGACGTCACCGAACGCATGCTCCGCAACATGTTCCTCGGCGACCCGCCCGGCACCCACGACCGCATCCTCGACTTCTCCACGGCGGTCACCGGCTCCCTCTTCTTCGCCCCCCGCGCCGACTTCCTCGACGACCCGCCGCCCCCGCCCGACCGGGCCAGTGCCGGGGACCGGCCGGAACCGGTGTCCGCACCGGTCCGGCAGGAGCCCGCCGCCGCCGGGTCGGACCACGGTTCGCTGCGCATCGGCAGCCTGCAAGAAAGCGCCCAGTGA
- the gndA gene encoding NADP-dependent phosphogluconate dehydrogenase yields MSGTAQIGVTGLAVMGRNLARNFARNGFTVAVHNRTTSRTDALVKEFGDEGTFVAAHTPEEFVAALERPRRLVIMVKAGDPTDAVIQEFAPLLEDGDVIIDGGNAHFEDTRRREKELRERGIHFVGAGISGGEEGALHGPSIMPGGSAESYESLGPMLEKIAAKAKDGTPCTAHIGPDGAGHFVKMVHNGIEYADMQLIAEAYDLLRRVAGYSPAQIADTFRSWNTGRLDSYLIEITAEVLAHTDAATGKPFVDIVQDRAEQKGTGRWTVQIALDLGVPVSGIAEAVFARSLSGHADLREASRELPGPVAKPLEGADASAFADRVEQALYASKVVSYTQGFHQIRAGSQAYDWDIDLGSVAAIWRAGCIIRAAFLDRIRAAYDSRPELVSLLSDEEFGREIGAAQDDWRAVVAEAARQGVPTPGFAAALSYYDGLRADRLPAALTQGQRDFFGAHTYRRTDREGSFHTLWGGDRSEVEAG; encoded by the coding sequence ATGAGCGGCACCGCCCAGATCGGCGTCACCGGACTCGCGGTCATGGGCCGCAACCTGGCCCGGAACTTCGCCCGCAACGGCTTCACCGTCGCCGTGCACAACCGCACGACCTCCCGGACCGACGCCCTGGTGAAGGAGTTCGGCGACGAGGGCACGTTCGTCGCCGCGCACACCCCCGAGGAGTTCGTCGCTGCTCTGGAGCGGCCCAGGCGCCTGGTGATCATGGTCAAGGCCGGGGACCCCACGGACGCGGTGATCCAGGAGTTCGCGCCGCTCCTGGAGGACGGCGACGTCATCATCGACGGCGGCAACGCCCACTTCGAGGACACCCGCCGCCGGGAGAAGGAGCTGCGCGAGCGCGGAATCCACTTCGTCGGTGCGGGCATCTCCGGCGGCGAAGAGGGCGCGCTCCACGGCCCGAGCATCATGCCGGGCGGGTCGGCCGAGTCCTACGAGTCGCTGGGCCCGATGCTGGAGAAGATCGCCGCGAAGGCGAAGGACGGCACCCCGTGCACCGCGCACATCGGCCCCGACGGCGCCGGTCATTTCGTGAAGATGGTGCACAACGGCATCGAGTACGCGGACATGCAGCTCATCGCGGAGGCGTACGACCTGCTGCGCCGGGTCGCCGGGTACTCCCCCGCTCAGATCGCCGACACCTTCCGCAGCTGGAACACCGGTCGGCTGGACTCGTATCTGATCGAGATCACCGCCGAGGTCCTCGCCCATACGGACGCGGCCACCGGCAAGCCGTTCGTCGACATCGTGCAGGACCGGGCGGAGCAGAAGGGCACCGGGCGGTGGACGGTGCAGATCGCACTCGACCTGGGCGTTCCGGTCTCCGGGATCGCCGAGGCGGTCTTCGCCCGCTCGCTGTCGGGCCACGCCGACCTGCGCGAGGCGTCGCGGGAGCTGCCGGGCCCGGTGGCGAAGCCGCTGGAGGGGGCGGACGCGTCGGCGTTCGCGGACCGGGTCGAACAGGCCCTGTACGCCTCGAAGGTCGTCTCGTACACGCAGGGCTTCCACCAGATCCGGGCCGGCAGCCAGGCGTACGACTGGGACATCGACCTCGGTTCCGTGGCGGCGATCTGGCGGGCCGGCTGCATCATCCGGGCGGCGTTCCTGGACCGGATCCGGGCCGCCTACGACTCCCGGCCCGAACTGGTGAGCCTGCTGTCAGACGAGGAGTTCGGGCGGGAGATCGGGGCCGCGCAGGACGACTGGCGCGCGGTGGTGGCGGAGGCGGCGCGCCAGGGCGTGCCGACGCCCGGTTTCGCCGCCGCGCTGTCCTACTACGACGGGCTGCGCGCGGACCGGCTGCCTGCGGCGCTCACGCAGGGGCAGCGGGACTTCTTCGGGGCGCACACCTACCGGCGTACGGACCGGGAGGGTTCGTTCCACACGCTGTGGGGCGGGGACCGGTCGGAGGTCGAGGCGGGCTGA
- a CDS encoding DUF5709 domain-containing protein yields the protein MSDTDWGDDVYQPQEPEASDPDEQLGAEDTLLDPSGTGDPLDEGYSPPDRPWVVEGLGTTAAESLTGESLEARLTRELPETPGFTGDGVGDLAGGDGELWDGKVGVARAGRLTQQADGSVPATLTASDVGIDGAAASAEEAAMHVIPEDGDDDALLDGSLPDGALVDGASQDGGSRVDSSPAEGSSADGT from the coding sequence ATGAGCGACACCGACTGGGGGGACGACGTCTACCAGCCCCAGGAGCCGGAGGCTTCCGACCCCGATGAACAGCTCGGCGCCGAGGACACGCTGCTGGACCCCTCGGGCACGGGCGACCCCCTCGACGAGGGCTACTCACCGCCGGACCGGCCCTGGGTGGTCGAGGGCCTCGGCACCACAGCCGCCGAGAGCCTCACGGGCGAGTCCCTGGAGGCCCGGCTGACCAGGGAACTTCCCGAGACGCCCGGGTTCACCGGCGACGGTGTGGGAGACCTGGCGGGCGGGGACGGCGAGCTCTGGGACGGCAAGGTCGGTGTCGCCCGCGCCGGGCGGCTGACCCAGCAGGCGGACGGCAGTGTCCCGGCCACACTCACCGCCAGCGACGTGGGCATCGACGGCGCGGCGGCGTCGGCCGAGGAGGCCGCGATGCATGTGATCCCCGAGGACGGGGACGACGACGCCCTGCTGGACGGTTCGCTGCCGGACGGCGCGCTCGTCGACGGGGCTTCCCAGGACGGCGGCTCTCGTGTCGACAGCTCCCCCGCCGAAGGCTCCTCCGCCGACGGCACGTGA
- a CDS encoding UDP-N-acetylmuramoyl-L-alanyl-D-glutamate--2,6-diaminopimelate ligase codes for MKLSDLLAGQDHHVLQGSPERTRITAGTTFDADRVTPGSVFVAVPDHAAGGPDAVAPAVARGAAAVVVDAQAPPLPASAGDVCAIRVPDARKAAAVIASRYFGEPGRAMDLIAITGTNGKTSVSYMVESVLRLAEGARVGVIGTAGSRIGDEPIPMPPSALSTPESPDLQYLLSRMRDSAAGSVVLEATSMGLLTHRLDRTFIDVGVFTNLSQDHLDDHGTMEHYRDAKLRLFQGLCKRAVINADDPVGAGIRELMPDAVTTYALDVPADYRATDLVVDAAGTRFTLHHDGRKYPAAIPSPGRFSVSNALATVAACHLLGHSLAGLVDALDRMPQIPGRFERLHTPEGTSVIVDYAHSPDSLNKVLSTIRGFADGRVITVFGCGGDRDTTKRAEMGTIAGTHSDLCVLTSDNPRYEDPEAILDEIAPGITATGTPFERFTDRREAIACALASAGPADIVLIAGKGSEPHQIVGDELLPFSDMATVRELIGQ; via the coding sequence GTGAAGCTGAGCGACCTACTGGCCGGGCAGGACCACCACGTACTACAGGGAAGCCCCGAGCGCACGCGGATCACCGCCGGGACGACGTTCGACGCGGACCGGGTCACCCCCGGCTCGGTCTTCGTCGCGGTACCCGACCACGCGGCCGGCGGTCCCGACGCCGTCGCACCGGCCGTCGCCCGCGGCGCCGCAGCCGTCGTCGTCGACGCCCAGGCCCCACCCCTCCCCGCGTCGGCGGGCGACGTGTGCGCGATCCGGGTGCCGGACGCCCGCAAGGCCGCTGCCGTCATCGCCTCGCGCTACTTCGGTGAGCCGGGCCGCGCGATGGACCTGATCGCGATCACCGGGACCAACGGCAAGACCTCCGTCTCGTACATGGTCGAGTCGGTGCTGCGGCTCGCCGAGGGCGCCCGGGTCGGGGTGATCGGCACGGCGGGGAGCCGGATCGGGGACGAACCGATCCCGATGCCGCCCTCCGCGCTCTCCACCCCCGAATCGCCCGACCTCCAGTACCTGTTGAGCCGGATGCGTGACAGCGCGGCCGGCAGCGTCGTCCTGGAAGCCACCTCGATGGGCCTGCTGACCCACCGTCTGGACCGGACCTTCATCGACGTGGGGGTCTTCACCAACCTGTCGCAGGACCACCTCGACGACCACGGCACCATGGAGCACTACCGGGACGCCAAACTCCGCCTCTTCCAGGGGCTGTGCAAGCGCGCCGTCATCAACGCGGACGACCCGGTCGGCGCCGGCATCCGGGAGCTGATGCCCGACGCGGTGACCACGTACGCGCTGGACGTCCCGGCGGACTACCGCGCCACCGACCTGGTGGTGGACGCCGCGGGGACCCGGTTCACCCTGCACCACGACGGCCGGAAGTACCCGGCGGCGATCCCGTCCCCGGGCCGGTTCTCGGTCTCCAACGCCCTGGCGACGGTGGCCGCCTGCCATCTGCTCGGCCACAGCCTGGCCGGGCTGGTCGACGCGCTGGACCGCATGCCGCAGATCCCCGGCCGCTTCGAGCGCCTCCACACCCCCGAGGGCACCTCGGTGATCGTGGACTACGCCCACTCGCCGGACTCCCTCAACAAGGTCCTGAGCACGATCAGGGGCTTCGCCGACGGACGGGTCATCACGGTCTTCGGCTGCGGCGGCGACCGCGACACCACCAAGCGCGCCGAGATGGGCACCATCGCCGGTACCCACTCCGACCTGTGCGTCCTCACCTCGGACAATCCCCGGTACGAGGACCCCGAGGCCATCCTCGACGAGATCGCACCGGGCATCACCGCGACCGGCACGCCGTTCGAACGGTTCACGGACCGCCGTGAGGCGATCGCCTGCGCCCTCGCCTCGGCGGGCCCGGCCGACATCGTGCTCATCGCCGGAAAGGGCAGCGAGCCCCACCAGATCGTCGGTGACGAGCTGCTGCCCTTCAGCGACATGGCCACGGTGCGCGAACTGATCGGCCAGTAA
- a CDS encoding carboxylesterase family protein produces the protein MDVFTTRAGRVRGRRSERDPGIVTVRGLPYAAPPFGADRFREPRPAQPWDGVRECTAYGPVAPQSAELPGSPAWSPGGEDILTLNIWSPAHGPGGLPVLVWIHGGAYVFGSSAQPDFDGTALAARGLVVVTLNYRLGFEGFGHVPADGVGPACPDNRGLLDQIAALEWVPDDIAAFGGSPGRVTLAGQSSGATSVACLMAADRARGLFHRAIVHSAVNACATVGQAARTTAEVAAAAGVPATRAGLLAAPPQTLVTASDQVADRYRQDPRSGQRHYDPAIYGPVADGVLLPSDPLEAWAAGAGAEVELLVCHTTEEYWLLDAVGSSAKVTTEQQLGSFAQDFGLPPQLVDAYRDRLPGPAPVLDVYLALYGDLLFAEYSSRLAEAHARSGGRTFLSRFDRRCGGDGGRVRAWHCADIPFAFGNLHDENLHFLIGGPPGPADHELSHRMTGAWAAFAAEGDPGWAPLDGGGDVTGVRVWRTAGEEARETGAFRDLWDAAGLPLPAP, from the coding sequence GTGGACGTGTTCACCACGCGGGCGGGACGGGTACGGGGCCGGCGCTCCGAGCGGGACCCGGGGATCGTCACCGTACGCGGACTCCCTTACGCAGCACCGCCGTTCGGCGCCGACCGGTTCCGGGAGCCACGTCCGGCGCAGCCCTGGGACGGCGTACGGGAGTGCACCGCGTACGGCCCCGTGGCGCCCCAGTCCGCCGAACTGCCCGGCTCCCCGGCCTGGTCGCCCGGGGGCGAGGACATCCTCACGCTGAACATCTGGTCACCGGCCCACGGGCCCGGCGGTCTGCCGGTGCTCGTGTGGATCCACGGCGGTGCGTACGTCTTCGGCTCCTCCGCCCAGCCCGACTTCGACGGCACCGCCCTCGCCGCCCGGGGGCTCGTCGTCGTCACGCTCAACTACCGCCTGGGCTTCGAAGGGTTCGGCCATGTCCCCGCCGATGGCGTGGGGCCCGCCTGCCCCGACAACCGGGGGCTGCTGGACCAGATCGCCGCCCTGGAATGGGTACCGGACGACATCGCCGCCTTCGGCGGCTCACCCGGGCGCGTCACCCTGGCCGGACAGTCCTCCGGGGCCACCTCCGTGGCCTGCCTGATGGCGGCCGACCGGGCGCGCGGGCTCTTCCACCGCGCCATCGTGCACAGCGCCGTGAACGCCTGCGCCACGGTCGGACAGGCCGCCCGCACCACCGCCGAGGTCGCGGCGGCGGCCGGGGTGCCCGCCACCCGCGCGGGGCTGCTCGCCGCCCCGCCGCAGACGCTGGTGACGGCCTCGGACCAGGTCGCCGACCGGTACCGGCAGGACCCCCGATCCGGGCAGCGCCACTACGATCCGGCGATCTACGGGCCCGTCGCCGACGGGGTTCTCCTGCCCTCCGACCCGCTGGAGGCGTGGGCCGCCGGAGCCGGCGCGGAGGTGGAGCTGCTGGTCTGCCACACCACGGAGGAATACTGGCTCCTGGACGCGGTGGGCAGCAGCGCCAAGGTCACCACGGAACAGCAACTCGGTTCCTTCGCCCAGGACTTCGGCCTGCCACCGCAGCTCGTCGACGCCTACCGCGACCGCCTGCCGGGCCCCGCTCCCGTCCTCGACGTCTATCTCGCCCTGTACGGAGACCTCCTTTTCGCCGAGTACAGCAGCCGGCTCGCCGAGGCCCACGCCCGGTCAGGCGGACGGACCTTCCTCTCCCGCTTCGACCGCCGGTGCGGCGGGGACGGCGGACGGGTCCGGGCCTGGCACTGCGCGGACATCCCCTTCGCCTTCGGGAACCTCCACGACGAGAACCTCCACTTCCTGATCGGCGGCCCGCCGGGCCCGGCCGACCACGAGCTGTCGCACCGCATGACGGGCGCCTGGGCCGCGTTCGCCGCCGAGGGGGACCCGGGCTGGGCCCCGCTGGACGGCGGCGGAGACGTAACCGGGGTGCGGGTGTGGCGTACGGCCGGGGAGGAAGCCCGGGAGACCGGCGCGTTCCGTGATCTGTGGGATGCGGCCGGCCTGCCCCTGCCGGCCCCCTGA
- a CDS encoding S1 family peptidase, whose translation MRHATVLRTGLSALLVLGAWTAAGPSTASAAPTDSAELPASAALLSAMQRDLGLTEGQARTRLAQEKAATALEPKAQRVAGSAYGGSWFDPATGKLTVAVTDAAKAGAVRAAGAQTRIVENSAARLDATMKRIDALSAPEGVAGWRVDPATSRVVVNVVDSAQSDNDVRAFVAKARKAGPVTVERTAEAPQTFAAGTVGGDPYYTGNVRCSIGFSVHGGFVTAGHCGGTGQQVRGWDNSYIGNFQGSSFPGDDYAWVNVGSGWWTVPVVLGWGTVSDQLVRGSNEAPIGASICRSGSTTRWHCGRVLAKNETVNYSQGAVHQMTKTSVCAEGGDSGGSFISGDQAQGVTSGGWGNCSSGGETWYQPINEILNRYGLRLHTA comes from the coding sequence TTGAGACACGCAACCGTCCTGCGGACCGGTCTGTCCGCGCTCCTGGTCCTCGGTGCCTGGACCGCCGCAGGTCCGTCGACCGCATCCGCCGCCCCCACCGACTCCGCGGAGCTCCCCGCCTCCGCCGCCCTGCTCTCCGCCATGCAGCGCGACCTCGGCCTGACCGAGGGCCAGGCCCGCACCCGGCTGGCGCAGGAGAAGGCGGCGACCGCCCTGGAACCGAAGGCGCAGCGCGTCGCGGGCTCCGCCTACGGCGGGTCCTGGTTCGACCCGGCGACCGGCAAGCTGACCGTGGCGGTCACGGACGCCGCCAAGGCCGGTGCCGTACGGGCCGCCGGCGCGCAGACCCGGATCGTCGAGAACTCGGCGGCCCGACTCGACGCCACCATGAAGCGCATCGACGCCCTGAGCGCGCCGGAGGGCGTGGCCGGCTGGCGCGTCGACCCCGCCACCAGCCGCGTCGTCGTGAACGTCGTCGACTCCGCGCAGAGTGACAACGATGTCCGCGCCTTCGTCGCCAAGGCCCGCAAGGCCGGGCCCGTCACCGTGGAGCGGACGGCCGAGGCCCCGCAGACCTTCGCCGCGGGCACCGTCGGCGGCGACCCGTACTACACCGGCAACGTCCGCTGTTCGATCGGCTTCTCGGTGCACGGCGGCTTCGTCACCGCCGGGCACTGCGGGGGCACCGGGCAGCAGGTCCGCGGCTGGGACAACTCGTACATCGGCAACTTCCAGGGCTCGTCCTTCCCCGGCGACGACTACGCCTGGGTGAACGTCGGCAGCGGCTGGTGGACCGTTCCGGTCGTCCTCGGCTGGGGCACCGTCTCCGACCAGCTGGTCCGGGGCTCCAACGAGGCCCCGATCGGCGCCTCGATCTGCCGCTCCGGCTCCACCACGCGCTGGCACTGCGGCCGGGTCCTCGCCAAGAACGAGACCGTCAACTACAGCCAGGGCGCCGTGCACCAGATGACCAAGACCAGCGTCTGCGCCGAGGGCGGCGACTCCGGTGGTTCCTTCATCAGCGGCGACCAGGCCCAGGGCGTCACCTCGGGTGGCTGGGGCAACTGCTCCAGCGGCGGTGAGACCTGGTACCAGCCGATCAACGAGATCCTCAACCGGTACGGGCTGAGGCTGCACACCGCGTGA
- a CDS encoding DUF1996 domain-containing protein encodes MATRLNRTTLVSALIVATALALVALGLTAITNAGATTAAASPAAADQPAAASHVMQGHKMAAAQPVAFGDDPDGDGYIPANPPVTGVEPSQEIPPHRYFHEFQANCSVSHTAPDDPIVYPGQAGASHDHTFMGNDTTNASSTTASLGAGGTACVAPGDLSAYWMPTLYNGNEEIRPIGPQTIYYKAGVTDYRTVRPFPKGLRFVVGSPTQTAEQFRNHPGMVEGYECGESYHNYDFPAACPTSPDTQLNLRMQAPSCWDGKYLDTPDHKAHMAYPVVMGANQDVCPASHPVALPMIEFKMAWPVNGDMSQVRLASGTGYSFHYDFFNAWDDATLKALVDHCVVGGLQCNARGYDENNPGRGAALDENYELP; translated from the coding sequence ATGGCGACAAGACTCAACAGAACGACCCTGGTGTCCGCGCTGATCGTGGCGACCGCCCTGGCCCTGGTGGCCCTGGGGCTGACCGCGATCACGAACGCCGGGGCCACCACGGCCGCCGCCTCTCCGGCCGCGGCCGATCAGCCCGCTGCGGCGTCCCACGTGATGCAGGGGCACAAGATGGCGGCCGCCCAGCCCGTCGCCTTCGGGGACGACCCCGACGGCGACGGCTACATCCCGGCGAATCCGCCGGTAACCGGTGTGGAACCGTCCCAGGAGATACCGCCGCACCGCTACTTCCACGAGTTCCAGGCGAACTGTTCGGTCAGCCACACCGCCCCGGACGACCCGATCGTCTACCCGGGCCAGGCCGGCGCGTCGCACGACCACACGTTCATGGGGAACGACACCACCAACGCGAGCAGCACCACCGCCTCGCTGGGTGCGGGCGGCACGGCCTGCGTGGCGCCGGGTGACCTCTCCGCGTACTGGATGCCGACCCTCTACAACGGGAACGAGGAGATCCGCCCGATCGGACCGCAGACCATCTACTACAAGGCCGGAGTCACCGACTACCGCACCGTCCGCCCCTTCCCCAAGGGGCTGCGGTTCGTCGTCGGGAGCCCGACCCAGACCGCCGAGCAGTTCCGCAACCACCCCGGCATGGTCGAGGGGTACGAGTGCGGGGAGAGCTACCACAACTACGACTTCCCGGCGGCCTGCCCCACCAGTCCGGACACCCAGCTCAACCTGCGTATGCAGGCGCCCAGTTGCTGGGACGGGAAGTACCTGGACACCCCCGACCACAAGGCCCACATGGCCTATCCGGTCGTGATGGGGGCCAACCAGGACGTCTGCCCGGCGAGCCACCCGGTCGCCCTGCCGATGATCGAGTTCAAGATGGCGTGGCCGGTCAACGGGGACATGTCGCAGGTGAGACTGGCCAGCGGCACCGGCTACTCCTTCCACTACGACTTCTTCAACGCCTGGGACGACGCCACCCTGAAGGCCTTGGTCGACCACTGCGTCGTCGGCGGCCTCCAGTGCAACGCCCGGGGTTACGACGAGAACAACCCCGGCCGGGGCGCGGCTCTGGACGAGAACTACGAGCTGCCCTGA